From Thalassotalea euphylliae, the proteins below share one genomic window:
- a CDS encoding winged helix-turn-helix domain-containing protein has product MFNQQQIKLDPLESLVLEELAKHPKDIISGNDLLNLWPTNATSPNSLTRVISTLRKKLRNLDSQNVEIKNYPKKGYALIADVEHALPEKTKSPDNSRNNAYTITVAALTFLVFLALIVNYITSQSIVKSGSSIPPILGKAIQLIDDPYEKVDLSVNDTHTQVIYATRDSEQAFWQLVLLNTYSLKRRVITEANWNLRTPDWLDDNTIVFRAYNDTKCSIKKLNLSSLEAQPIALFPCNELTTGKGLSVLSPNTILFTDAAHDIAPASLYKGNLQTGKATRISKFESGGVGVYNIQSKADSNLVAILTSADWSTGNIHLVDINDSWKSIWQIKTPKAKHSVSWDGNALLHANESGGVTAHIFNQDAFIKSIEMSGFSKLYNFVGNDGSVAFIQGSMYRTDVLMSPIKEPDGVETLLVGTRASNKLAQFINENEVIYVSDATGIEQLWSVDINTQIKRQISTFAKAQQIENVAFDDIAGIIALESSGLISLYSFANDKVNDTSFLELKGSKPQFYDNNLLFNTHDGADNYRIDALNLDSQELDSEFLLGAHEIQVSNGQLYYTKYYQPGLWRYDALGEDELVSSMSQDVSYWFIDNNNLLYKAKGEVPFLVDIENGKVSKLSNSICQHITDYQFGVCLGQHFKPNSTQLMLAETNQ; this is encoded by the coding sequence GTGTTTAACCAACAGCAAATAAAGCTAGATCCACTTGAATCTCTTGTACTCGAAGAGCTTGCCAAACACCCAAAAGATATTATTTCTGGCAACGACTTATTAAACCTGTGGCCAACAAACGCAACAAGCCCTAACTCTCTCACTAGGGTTATCTCTACGTTGAGAAAGAAATTGCGTAACTTAGACTCGCAGAATGTAGAGATAAAAAATTATCCTAAAAAAGGATATGCACTAATTGCTGATGTTGAACATGCCTTACCCGAAAAAACGAAATCGCCTGATAATTCTCGGAATAATGCTTACACTATTACTGTTGCTGCCCTTACATTCCTAGTTTTTCTGGCGCTTATCGTCAACTACATCACATCACAATCTATCGTAAAGTCAGGAAGCTCTATCCCACCAATATTAGGTAAAGCTATACAGCTTATTGATGACCCATATGAAAAAGTAGATTTGTCAGTTAACGATACGCATACGCAGGTAATATATGCAACTCGAGATAGTGAGCAAGCATTTTGGCAGCTTGTTTTGCTCAATACTTATTCGTTGAAAAGAAGGGTCATAACGGAAGCTAATTGGAACCTAAGGACACCCGATTGGTTAGACGATAATACCATAGTGTTTAGAGCATATAACGACACCAAATGTTCAATTAAAAAGCTAAATTTATCGAGCTTAGAAGCTCAGCCAATTGCATTATTTCCATGCAATGAACTTACCACAGGCAAAGGGCTATCAGTCCTAAGCCCAAACACTATTTTATTCACTGACGCGGCTCACGATATTGCCCCAGCATCTCTCTATAAAGGGAATCTACAAACTGGTAAAGCAACTCGAATTTCAAAGTTTGAAAGTGGTGGAGTAGGCGTTTACAACATCCAATCAAAAGCTGATTCAAACCTAGTCGCTATACTAACCAGTGCGGATTGGAGCACTGGAAATATCCACTTAGTTGATATAAATGATAGCTGGAAGTCGATTTGGCAAATCAAAACCCCTAAAGCGAAACATTCAGTAAGCTGGGATGGTAACGCCTTGCTTCATGCAAATGAAAGCGGTGGAGTGACAGCCCATATATTTAATCAAGATGCATTCATTAAAAGCATCGAAATGTCTGGGTTTAGTAAGTTATACAACTTCGTAGGTAACGATGGTTCAGTCGCATTTATACAAGGTAGTATGTATCGAACAGACGTTTTAATGTCACCAATCAAAGAGCCTGATGGCGTGGAAACATTGCTTGTGGGTACAAGAGCCTCCAATAAACTTGCTCAATTTATTAACGAAAATGAAGTTATTTATGTTTCAGACGCCACAGGTATAGAACAACTATGGTCAGTAGATATTAATACCCAAATCAAAAGGCAGATATCAACATTTGCTAAAGCGCAACAAATAGAAAATGTCGCCTTTGATGATATTGCAGGCATCATCGCACTTGAGTCAAGCGGTCTGATTAGTTTATACAGTTTTGCCAACGACAAGGTAAATGATACCTCCTTCCTTGAGTTAAAAGGCTCAAAACCACAGTTTTATGACAACAATTTACTTTTTAATACGCACGATGGAGCTGACAACTACCGCATTGATGCATTAAACCTTGATAGTCAGGAGTTAGACAGCGAGTTTTTACTGGGTGCTCATGAGATACAGGTGAGTAACGGGCAGTTGTATTACACTAAATATTATCAGCCAGGTCTGTGGCGTTATGATGCGTTAGGGGAAGATGAGCTAGTCTCTTCAATGAGTCAAGATGTAAGCTATTGGTTTATTGACAATAACAACCTCTTATACAAAGCCAAAGGTGAAGTTCCCTTTCTTGTCGACATTGAAAATGGAAAAGTCTCTAAGTTAAGTAATTCAATTTGCCAACACATAACAGATTACCAATTCGGTGTTTGCTTAGGGCAACATTTCAAGCCCAATAGTACGCAGCTTATGCTAGCAGAAACTAATCAATAG
- a CDS encoding cytochrome-c peroxidase: protein MIKTIFALLLCVACYIADAATPSELLTTARSYFSPLPKPALTLDQTALARIALGKQLYFESALSINNSQSCNSCHRLDNRLENGGAGVDNLKTSVGALGQLGERNAPSTWNSSLHFAQFWDARVKTLAEQATLPIFNPKEMAMTSPAQVINRLKDKGYHELFRQAFPTSKDGVNRITMENLAIALADFQRTLVTQDRFDTYLSGDETAITAQEKAGLTLFIEKGCVACHNGPVMGGQLLMKMGIVEPYPNKVDLGRAQVTGNAGDKFFFKVPSLRNVLNTAPYFHDGGAATIEQAIIDTAKHQLGIRLTEQEANDIKAFFGSLDNQAILTLATSK, encoded by the coding sequence ATGATCAAAACAATTTTCGCGTTGTTGTTGTGCGTTGCCTGTTATATTGCCGATGCGGCGACTCCCTCTGAGTTGCTCACCACGGCGCGCAGTTATTTTTCACCGTTACCTAAACCCGCATTAACTTTAGACCAAACTGCTCTGGCGCGTATCGCCCTCGGTAAACAATTGTATTTTGAGAGCGCCTTATCGATAAATAATAGCCAATCATGCAATAGCTGCCATCGCCTCGACAATCGACTCGAAAATGGTGGTGCTGGCGTCGATAATCTAAAAACATCTGTTGGCGCGCTCGGTCAGTTGGGTGAGCGCAATGCGCCAAGCACGTGGAATTCGAGCCTGCATTTTGCCCAGTTTTGGGACGCCAGAGTGAAAACACTGGCCGAGCAAGCTACTTTGCCCATTTTCAACCCGAAAGAAATGGCAATGACATCACCAGCGCAAGTGATTAACAGGCTAAAAGATAAAGGCTACCACGAACTGTTTAGACAAGCTTTCCCGACAAGCAAAGATGGTGTTAACCGAATAACGATGGAAAATTTAGCGATAGCGTTGGCAGATTTCCAGCGAACGTTAGTGACTCAAGATCGCTTTGATACCTATTTATCGGGAGACGAAACCGCAATAACTGCACAAGAAAAGGCTGGCTTAACCTTGTTTATAGAAAAAGGCTGTGTTGCTTGCCATAACGGGCCAGTGATGGGCGGGCAACTACTCATGAAAATGGGCATAGTGGAGCCCTACCCTAATAAAGTCGACCTTGGCCGTGCGCAAGTCACTGGCAATGCCGGCGACAAGTTCTTTTTTAAAGTGCCATCGCTACGCAATGTGTTAAACACGGCGCCTTATTTCCATGATGGTGGTGCTGCAACCATTGAACAAGCCATTATTGATACGGCTAAACATCAACTGGGTATTCGCTTAACCGAGCAAGAAGCTAATGATATTAAAGCGTTTTTTGGTAGTTTGGATAATCAAGCAATCCTAACTTTAGCAACTAGTAAGTAA
- a CDS encoding sensor histidine kinase, with the protein MSSVFRSVEFKIKFALSCFVLAFLTLVALLTSAWGWSLLATVTALFVLSYPLCWLAWRVWQFWASSIMRLTTYTQGLAMGESSVSVARQGKSVLLDELHHEITQLYKNTTANKDANASLAMLFGQLFEDLPIAVVIFEQDYTLSYANRAAYDITEISLLQGVSAKALGFVEQNKQLNHSALASNWRCQSSLINFQQRPIYLFTAIDISSEIKQSEQAVQKNLVRVLSHELRNTLTPMSSMAETLLSMDTLDTTQTRKVLERVKTRSDDLLSFVERFAEVAKIPEPKKERFDLSALIEQTKVLLSAQDSLTFTGQHICYADAQLLAQVLMNLVKNAVESKDTQHHQYHDAQGVDAQVQANQGVAIEVNYYQQDNQQYLSVIDNGTGFSNIDNAITPLFTTKPKGAGIGLAFVEAVLNKHGGIVRLSNQVNSGAESDAANGVKISAQTGAKVELIWPLHH; encoded by the coding sequence TTGAGTAGTGTTTTTCGCTCAGTGGAATTTAAGATCAAATTTGCCCTTAGCTGTTTCGTACTGGCCTTTTTGACCTTGGTTGCCTTGCTGACATCTGCTTGGGGTTGGTCACTGCTTGCCACGGTCACCGCGCTCTTTGTACTGAGTTATCCCTTATGCTGGTTGGCGTGGCGTGTATGGCAGTTTTGGGCGTCTTCCATCATGCGCTTAACCACTTACACCCAAGGCTTAGCCATGGGAGAGTCAAGTGTCTCTGTTGCTCGGCAAGGCAAATCAGTGCTACTCGATGAGCTGCACCATGAAATCACACAGCTTTATAAAAACACGACAGCAAACAAAGACGCAAACGCTTCATTAGCCATGTTATTCGGTCAGCTTTTTGAAGATTTGCCGATAGCCGTCGTGATATTCGAGCAAGATTACACGCTAAGCTATGCTAATCGAGCCGCTTACGATATTACTGAAATCAGCTTATTGCAGGGGGTCAGTGCTAAGGCGCTGGGGTTTGTCGAGCAAAATAAACAGCTTAACCACAGTGCACTTGCTTCAAACTGGCGTTGCCAATCTAGCCTGATTAACTTTCAGCAGCGCCCGATCTACTTATTTACCGCGATAGATATTTCCAGTGAAATTAAGCAAAGCGAGCAGGCGGTGCAGAAAAATCTGGTGCGCGTGCTCAGTCATGAGCTCAGAAATACACTCACGCCGATGTCGTCGATGGCAGAGACGCTGTTGTCGATGGACACTTTAGACACGACGCAAACCCGTAAAGTGCTGGAGCGTGTAAAAACCCGATCTGACGACTTACTGAGCTTTGTTGAGCGTTTTGCAGAAGTGGCAAAAATACCAGAGCCTAAAAAAGAACGATTCGATTTATCGGCATTGATTGAGCAAACCAAAGTGCTATTGTCAGCGCAGGACTCTCTGACGTTTACGGGTCAGCACATTTGTTATGCTGATGCTCAGTTGCTGGCGCAGGTGCTAATGAATTTGGTGAAAAATGCAGTTGAGTCAAAAGACACTCAGCATCACCAATATCACGATGCTCAAGGCGTGGATGCTCAAGTGCAAGCTAATCAAGGCGTAGCTATCGAAGTTAACTATTACCAGCAAGATAACCAGCAATACTTGAGTGTTATTGACAACGGCACGGGTTTTTCCAATATCGACAATGCCATTACGCCGCTATTTACCACCAAACCCAAAGGGGCTGGTATTGGGCTAGCATTCGTTGAAGCTGTGTTGAACAAACACGGGGGTATTGTCAGGCTATCGAATCAAGTGAACTCTGGTGCTGAGTCAGATGCGGCAAACGGTGTGAAAATTAGTGCGCAAACAGGCGCAAAAGTCGAACTCATCTGGCCTTTGCATCACTAA
- a CDS encoding sigma-54-dependent transcriptional regulator has translation MQKNKGLVVVVDDDEDIRLALSMLLTNEGYQVMEAGSPAELASITARLTPHLVLLDMNFSRDTTSGSEGLEVLAQLTQRNIATVLMTAWGNIELAVKGMQLGAADFIEKPWDNQKLLGIVDKQIVDKQIAKIAIASDATAKQAVNRKTNTETVSWVAESEAMQQLEAVISQIADTQASVLILGENGTGKSLLAQRLHQLSGRNSAPFVSVNMGAIPENLFESELFGHKKGAFTDARENRQGRFELAQHGTLFLDEIGTLPASVQPKMLRVLESGEFEPVGASQTLHADVRVISATNADLDQLVAAGEFRRDLKFRLNTFVLTLPPLRARQADILPLANSLLAKFSAKYHKPALTLSNDVMALLKNYTWPGNVRELSHVIERAVILCRDSDILSAHIMLSELNSPGDVNGEEASSAVQADDSELRPLDDIEFEMITKALKKYQGHISKASAALGISRNALYRRMEKYQLDKEEFDLE, from the coding sequence ATGCAAAAGAACAAAGGGTTGGTCGTTGTTGTTGATGACGATGAAGATATTCGACTGGCCTTATCTATGCTATTGACCAACGAAGGTTATCAGGTGATGGAAGCGGGTTCGCCTGCTGAACTGGCCAGCATCACCGCGCGTTTGACCCCTCATTTAGTCTTACTTGATATGAATTTCAGCCGTGACACGACCAGTGGTAGCGAAGGGCTGGAGGTTTTGGCGCAGTTGACACAACGAAATATTGCTACTGTGCTAATGACCGCATGGGGCAATATCGAGCTGGCAGTTAAAGGCATGCAATTAGGCGCCGCTGACTTTATTGAAAAACCTTGGGACAACCAAAAGCTGCTGGGCATTGTCGATAAACAAATAGTCGATAAGCAAATTGCAAAAATAGCTATTGCTAGTGACGCCACGGCCAAGCAAGCCGTCAATCGTAAAACTAACACTGAGACTGTTAGCTGGGTTGCCGAATCTGAAGCGATGCAACAGCTTGAAGCGGTGATCAGCCAAATCGCCGATACACAAGCCAGTGTCTTGATTTTAGGTGAAAATGGCACAGGAAAATCACTGCTTGCTCAGCGGCTACACCAATTATCTGGCCGAAATTCAGCCCCTTTTGTCTCAGTGAATATGGGCGCAATTCCAGAGAATTTATTCGAAAGCGAATTATTCGGTCATAAAAAAGGGGCTTTTACCGATGCGCGTGAAAACCGCCAAGGGCGCTTTGAGCTGGCTCAGCATGGCACCTTGTTTTTAGATGAAATTGGCACCTTGCCAGCCAGTGTTCAGCCTAAAATGCTGCGCGTGTTAGAAAGCGGCGAGTTTGAACCCGTGGGCGCTAGCCAAACACTACATGCCGACGTGCGGGTGATCAGCGCCACTAATGCTGATTTAGATCAGCTCGTTGCAGCAGGCGAATTTAGACGAGATCTTAAATTTCGTTTAAATACTTTCGTCCTCACTTTGCCACCACTTAGAGCGCGCCAAGCGGATATTCTGCCATTGGCGAACAGTTTGCTCGCCAAGTTTTCAGCCAAATACCACAAACCGGCTCTCACTTTGAGTAATGATGTGATGGCTTTACTCAAGAATTATACTTGGCCGGGCAATGTGCGTGAGCTTAGCCATGTCATTGAGCGCGCAGTTATTTTATGCCGTGATAGCGACATTTTAAGTGCGCATATTATGCTGTCAGAGCTGAATTCACCTGGCGATGTTAACGGTGAGGAGGCGAGCAGCGCTGTGCAAGCTGATGACAGCGAGCTACGCCCGCTTGATGATATTGAATTTGAAATGATCACTAAGGCGCTGAAAAAGTATCAAGGCCACATTAGTAAAGCTTCAGCGGCACTGGGGATTTCTCGCAATGCACTTTATCGCCGAATGGAAAAGTACCAGCTCGACAAAGAGGAATTTGACCTTGAGTAG
- a CDS encoding FtsX-like permease family protein, giving the protein MRLFINAFKQGIAHTFTLPRLSLPLITTLGLTLAAVLTVIAVANTLLYQPLADIQENDLHRVEVNLAFNKDLTVPFFSEPRRIAAIKARYGDDLVWGNIAIDSLPIELGGTEIQITRLNATAGSPEVLGLSLLNGQSSEIDNVEAGIWISKALWQSALGSAQDLSQQMLRLDGAEYPIFGVFDNLTSLNAVNLSEQPSEQIWQFRNLEATLESPDALVMNLGPITFVRGAKSALPTPADLEAWFAEYVNKEISNDRAREFLLSKAVTGEVVSYRDSFLGDSRQLVFVLMFAMFSLLVMASLNLLNMFIAHYQSRNKEFAIQMCMGSTVGRLRGLIFTENLPMFLMATVLGLLAAAWLIESLPTLAGDNLPLMEQISLSAGSVMVALALIGVINFIFAMIALLYVDKHALTDSLNSSGKGTPAQQNQMVSKALMIVQLTLACVLLTSASISVKDSFNSAYADLGYSMPNAFEVSMVIGDETWQTSLAEYEQYRGSEWQQLRADFVERLANLGGDVLDVNALPLTGNVSMSAYPDPDTGDSVMIRPQMWAEGLLTKFDIELLAGRDLNQTDTDLPHVLISQSFAISRAGNEPWQTMVGKELKMGSDPEDIFKVIGIVEDTIPLPGGTLNIDAPEVYYSNPSRIRLSRLSAVVIMPEAQALPREDVALLLKGMDSRLGEVQVESMQQRWNSVTAATRLNMYVVIGLATLTLVLAAIGVSGLSQMTASQKRYELAVRMATGAKQSRLLRLLLQDSIWMLVFGLGLGVLAAVSSYQYLLTFFASAPAFDWLVTSLINLVLAMVMIVSVALPGWLVIRKDPMRVLREL; this is encoded by the coding sequence ATGAGACTATTTATCAACGCCTTTAAGCAAGGCATTGCACACACATTCACCCTGCCACGCTTGAGCTTACCGCTGATTACCACCTTAGGGTTAACGTTAGCTGCCGTGCTGACCGTGATTGCGGTGGCGAATACCTTGCTGTATCAACCGCTGGCAGACATCCAAGAGAATGACTTACATCGGGTGGAAGTTAACCTCGCGTTCAACAAAGATCTAACGGTGCCGTTTTTTAGTGAGCCCAGACGCATTGCTGCCATCAAAGCCCGTTATGGTGATGATTTAGTTTGGGGAAACATTGCGATTGATTCGCTACCGATTGAGCTGGGCGGCACTGAAATTCAAATTACTCGCTTAAACGCCACCGCGGGTTCACCGGAAGTGCTGGGCTTGTCACTACTGAACGGACAAAGCAGCGAAATTGACAATGTTGAAGCCGGGATTTGGATTTCAAAAGCCTTGTGGCAATCGGCACTTGGCAGCGCTCAAGACTTGTCTCAACAAATGCTGCGTCTTGATGGCGCTGAATATCCGATTTTTGGTGTCTTTGACAATTTAACCAGCCTGAATGCGGTTAATTTGAGTGAACAGCCAAGTGAACAAATATGGCAATTTCGCAATCTGGAGGCGACGCTGGAATCGCCTGATGCTTTGGTGATGAACCTTGGCCCGATCACCTTTGTGAGAGGGGCGAAAAGTGCATTGCCAACGCCAGCCGATTTAGAAGCATGGTTTGCGGAATATGTGAATAAAGAAATTAGTAATGATCGCGCTCGCGAGTTTCTGCTTAGCAAAGCTGTCACTGGTGAAGTGGTGAGCTATCGCGACTCGTTTCTTGGTGACAGCCGCCAGTTGGTATTTGTCTTGATGTTCGCCATGTTTAGTTTGCTGGTGATGGCGAGCCTCAACTTGCTGAATATGTTTATTGCTCACTACCAAAGCAGAAATAAAGAATTTGCCATTCAAATGTGTATGGGCTCGACGGTTGGCCGACTGCGCGGTTTGATTTTCACTGAAAATCTGCCGATGTTTTTAATGGCGACTGTCCTTGGCTTGCTCGCTGCAGCTTGGTTAATTGAGAGTTTACCGACATTAGCTGGCGATAATTTACCGCTAATGGAGCAGATCTCATTGAGTGCCGGTAGCGTGATGGTGGCGCTCGCGTTGATTGGTGTGATCAACTTTATCTTCGCCATGATTGCCCTGCTCTACGTTGACAAGCATGCGTTGACCGACAGCTTAAATTCCAGTGGTAAAGGCACGCCCGCTCAGCAAAATCAAATGGTCAGTAAAGCACTCATGATAGTGCAGTTAACGCTGGCTTGTGTGCTGTTAACCAGCGCCAGTATTTCGGTGAAAGACAGTTTTAATAGTGCCTATGCGGACTTAGGTTACAGCATGCCGAATGCGTTTGAAGTGAGCATGGTGATTGGCGATGAAACTTGGCAAACGTCGCTGGCAGAATACGAACAGTATCGCGGCAGCGAATGGCAACAACTCAGAGCTGACTTTGTTGAGCGCTTAGCTAACTTAGGCGGCGATGTGCTAGATGTGAATGCGCTGCCGTTGACGGGTAATGTGTCAATGAGTGCCTACCCTGATCCAGACACGGGTGATTCGGTGATGATACGACCGCAAATGTGGGCAGAAGGTCTATTGACCAAGTTTGATATTGAGCTTTTGGCGGGGCGAGATTTAAATCAAACGGATACTGATTTGCCGCATGTATTGATCTCGCAATCGTTTGCTATTAGCCGCGCGGGTAATGAGCCATGGCAGACCATGGTCGGTAAAGAACTTAAAATGGGCAGTGACCCAGAAGATATTTTCAAAGTGATTGGTATTGTTGAAGATACTATCCCGCTACCGGGTGGCACCTTGAACATTGACGCACCCGAAGTCTACTATAGTAACCCATCGCGTATTAGGCTAAGTCGTCTATCTGCTGTGGTGATTATGCCAGAGGCGCAAGCGTTGCCGCGAGAAGACGTTGCGCTATTACTCAAAGGTATGGACTCGCGCTTAGGTGAAGTGCAAGTGGAATCAATGCAGCAGCGTTGGAATTCGGTTACCGCTGCCACGCGTTTAAATATGTATGTCGTGATTGGCTTAGCCACTCTCACTTTAGTACTGGCGGCGATTGGCGTTTCTGGTTTAAGCCAGATGACCGCAAGCCAAAAACGCTATGAACTGGCGGTTCGTATGGCGACGGGGGCTAAGCAAAGTCGCTTGTTGCGTTTATTATTGCAAGACTCGATTTGGATGTTAGTGTTTGGCTTAGGATTAGGCGTGTTAGCCGCCGTCAGCAGTTATCAGTATTTGTTGACCTTTTTTGCCAGCGCGCCAGCGTTTGACTGGTTAGTCACATCACTGATTAACCTAGTGTTGGCGATGGTGATGATAGTATCGGTGGCATTACCGGGCTGGCTGGTTATTCGCAAAGATCCGATGCGAGTGCTAAGAGAACTTTAA
- a CDS encoding ABC transporter ATP-binding protein, which produces MTNNTVVSMENIHKKYVGTEIETHALQGISLSIYQGEFVAITGPSGCGKSTLLTIMGLLDSASDGNYQLSGIDTTALKVDQRTHVRNQHIGYVFQSFNLIDSMSVYDNVALPLEHRGEKPEAIKHAVIAALTKVGMQHRVSYKPNQISGGQQQRVAIARALVGNPDLILVDEPTGNLDTKNGDAVMKLLIELNKQGSTIVMVTHDSRYSGLADRQIQLLDGKIVGEKQLQSDKLQTKSEKEVA; this is translated from the coding sequence ATGACTAATAACACTGTCGTCAGTATGGAAAACATTCACAAAAAATACGTCGGTACTGAAATTGAAACACATGCCTTGCAAGGGATATCACTGAGTATTTATCAAGGGGAGTTTGTCGCAATTACTGGCCCTTCGGGCTGTGGTAAATCAACTCTGTTGACGATCATGGGCTTACTCGACAGCGCTAGCGATGGCAATTACCAACTCAGCGGCATTGATACCACTGCGTTAAAAGTTGATCAGCGTACTCACGTGAGAAACCAACATATTGGCTATGTATTTCAATCATTTAACCTGATTGACTCGATGTCGGTATACGACAATGTCGCACTGCCATTAGAGCACAGAGGTGAAAAACCTGAGGCAATCAAACACGCGGTGATCGCGGCGTTAACCAAAGTGGGTATGCAGCATCGTGTTAGCTATAAACCCAATCAAATATCGGGGGGCCAGCAGCAACGGGTAGCCATTGCCAGAGCCTTAGTTGGCAACCCAGATTTGATTTTAGTGGATGAGCCAACGGGTAATTTAGACACCAAAAACGGTGACGCTGTGATGAAGTTACTGATTGAGCTGAATAAACAAGGGTCAACCATTGTCATGGTCACCCATGACAGCCGCTACAGTGGCTTGGCGGATCGTCAAATTCAATTGTTAGACGGCAAAATTGTCGGTGAAAAACAGTTGCAAAGCGATAAATTGCAAACCAAGAGTGAAAAGGAAGTGGCATGA
- a CDS encoding efflux RND transporter periplasmic adaptor subunit yields the protein MEIQIPRKKSMTLKYGAGACLGLVIGLFYFFQSDTVPTVTSDEVTLLKVEQGQVDLFSQAFGELYSAQERMLTSQASGKVANIHVKPGAIVAPETVILSLANPELNLAYQSAMGDLDASKAQLESFELEQENERLDYQGRIVDIESALERAQLELKVNNELAERGVSAKLDIIRAELSVNQQGKKLAFEQQKYQHFLKVQAFQLKQRQIALEQQSQEVGLLQQQLDDLQVKAGIHGTLQSLAVEIGESLPQGAILGRVGSVDALLARLRVPQHQADQIIIGAPVELATRKGAITGTIARIESLVTNGNVLAEVTLASELPADARPLAPVTGQIFMHTKEDALYIKQVAGLRPMSQLERFVLTQDGTTTATKRSIQLGDLSKGKLIIESGIAADEQFISQMPDTWSAYQTINIDQQG from the coding sequence GTGGAGATCCAGATACCGCGTAAAAAGTCCATGACACTCAAATATGGCGCTGGTGCATGTTTAGGCTTAGTTATTGGCCTTTTTTACTTTTTTCAATCAGATACTGTCCCCACCGTGACCAGTGATGAAGTGACTTTACTCAAAGTTGAACAAGGGCAAGTTGACTTGTTTAGCCAAGCGTTTGGTGAATTGTATTCCGCACAAGAGCGCATGTTAACGTCGCAGGCGTCAGGTAAGGTCGCCAATATTCACGTGAAACCCGGTGCGATTGTTGCGCCAGAAACCGTGATTTTGTCACTGGCGAACCCAGAGCTAAATCTCGCTTATCAGTCAGCGATGGGGGATTTAGACGCCAGCAAAGCGCAGCTAGAGTCGTTCGAGCTAGAGCAAGAAAACGAGCGCTTGGATTACCAAGGGCGCATTGTTGATATCGAGTCAGCACTGGAACGGGCTCAACTAGAGCTGAAAGTGAATAACGAGCTTGCTGAGCGCGGCGTATCTGCCAAGCTGGATATTATCAGAGCAGAGCTATCGGTGAATCAGCAAGGTAAAAAGCTCGCGTTTGAGCAGCAAAAGTACCAACACTTTCTTAAAGTGCAGGCATTTCAGTTAAAACAACGCCAAATTGCCCTTGAGCAGCAAAGCCAAGAAGTTGGCTTACTGCAACAACAATTAGATGATTTACAAGTCAAGGCGGGTATTCATGGCACCTTACAAAGTTTAGCGGTCGAAATTGGCGAATCTTTACCGCAAGGCGCCATTTTAGGGCGTGTTGGCTCGGTAGACGCTTTATTAGCAAGGCTGCGCGTGCCGCAACATCAAGCGGATCAAATTATCATTGGCGCGCCAGTTGAGTTAGCCACGCGCAAGGGAGCTATCACAGGCACAATCGCTCGTATCGAATCTTTGGTTACCAATGGCAATGTTTTGGCTGAAGTGACCCTTGCCAGCGAATTACCCGCTGACGCTAGGCCATTAGCACCTGTGACTGGGCAAATTTTTATGCACACCAAAGAAGATGCTTTGTATATCAAACAAGTTGCCGGGCTAAGACCTATGTCACAGCTAGAGCGTTTTGTGTTAACCCAAGATGGCACCACGACAGCGACCAAAAGAAGCATTCAATTGGGGGACTTATCCAAGGGCAAACTGATTATCGAGTCTGGCATTGCGGCCGACGAACAATTTATTTCACAAATGCCAGACACCTGGTCGGCATACCAAACTATCAATATCGATCAACAGGGGTAA